A DNA window from Selenomonas sp. oral taxon 126 contains the following coding sequences:
- a CDS encoding YhcH/YjgK/YiaL family protein produces MIYGSIHHEKTYAFLPARIKQALAFARTHDLAALPAGRNEIAGDDLYVNIAHYTTGERSEKIWEAHRAYIDIHVLAEGTERIDVSLIERMQTHPYEEDKDYVPADGAVTSSTIMRPGDFLICFPEDVHRSGVKVDEAAPLKKGIFKVKSE; encoded by the coding sequence ATGATCTACGGCAGCATCCACCACGAAAAGACCTATGCATTTCTCCCCGCGCGTATAAAGCAGGCACTCGCCTTTGCGCGGACGCACGACCTCGCGGCGCTGCCCGCGGGGCGCAACGAGATCGCGGGCGACGATCTCTACGTCAACATCGCACACTATACAACGGGTGAGCGCAGTGAGAAGATCTGGGAGGCGCACCGCGCCTACATCGACATCCACGTCCTCGCCGAGGGCACGGAGCGCATCGACGTGAGCCTGATCGAGCGGATGCAGACGCATCCCTACGAGGAGGACAAGGACTACGTGCCCGCAGACGGCGCAGTCACGTCCTCGACCATCATGCGTCCCGGCGACTTCCTCATCTGCTTCCCCGAGGATGTCCACCGCTCCGGTGTCAAGGTAGACGAGGCGGCACCGCTCAAAAAAGGGATTTTCAAGGTCAAGTCCGAATAG
- a CDS encoding N-acetylmannosamine-6-phosphate 2-epimerase → MNFFDQVKGKLIISCQALPDEPLHSPFIMGRMARAAREGGAVAIRAQSVADIEEIRAEAQLPVIGLIKQNYADSPIFITPTMREVDALIGTGCEMIALDMTARERPQQTDVRDLVARIHAAHRLILADISTYEEGMAAAELGADAISTTMSGYTPYSPQIAEPDYELMRRLARDAAIPVFAEGRINTPEELTEAMQTGVFGAIVGSAITRPQLIARRFTDAIA, encoded by the coding sequence ATGAATTTCTTTGATCAAGTGAAGGGAAAACTCATCATTTCCTGTCAGGCACTGCCCGATGAGCCGCTGCACAGCCCATTCATCATGGGACGCATGGCGCGTGCGGCAAGGGAGGGCGGCGCGGTCGCGATCCGCGCACAGAGCGTTGCGGACATTGAGGAGATCCGCGCCGAGGCGCAGCTGCCCGTGATCGGTCTTATCAAGCAGAACTATGCGGACTCCCCCATCTTTATTACGCCGACCATGCGCGAGGTTGATGCACTCATCGGCACGGGCTGTGAGATGATCGCACTCGACATGACGGCACGCGAGCGCCCGCAGCAGACGGACGTGCGTGATCTCGTCGCACGCATCCACGCGGCGCATCGCCTTATTCTCGCCGACATCTCGACCTATGAGGAGGGAATGGCAGCGGCGGAACTCGGCGCAGATGCCATCTCGACCACGATGTCCGGATATACCCCCTACAGCCCGCAGATCGCGGAACCGGACTACGAGCTGATGCGGCGCCTCGCCCGCGACGCAGCCATCCCCGTCTTTGCCGAGGGTCGCATCAATACGCCCGAGGAACTGACCGAGGCGATGCAGACGGGCGTCTTCGGCGCGATCGTCGGCTCCGCCATCACGCGCCCGCAGCTCATTGCGCGCCGCTTCACCGACGCGATTGCCTAG